GCCCCCACACAGGATGAAGGCCGCTGAGAGGAAGAAGGTAACAACCCATGATAACATGTTCATCGATATAGGGGCAGAGTCCCGTGAGGATGCAGAGGAACTTGTCTCTGTGGGGGATCCCATTACATTCCATGCACCCTACAGTGAACTTCCCAATTCACGATTCACAGGGAAGGCCCTTGACAACCGTATAGGTTGCCTTGTAATGGTTGAGGTCCTTAAAAGGGTTGATGCTGATGCAACAGTTTACGGTGTTGGAACGGTGCAGGAGGAGGTCGGACTTAAGGGTGCCAGGACCTCGGCCTTCAAACTCAACCCTGACATGGCCCTTGCCCTTGATGTCACAATAGCAGGGGATCACCCAGGTATGAAGGAGGAGGAGGCACCAGCGAAGCTTGATGGGGGCCCTGCTGTCATCCTCACAGATGCGAGTGGTAGGGGTATAATAACCCATCCAGGGGTTAAGGACTGGCTCCTTGAGACCGCAGGGGAGGAGGATATACCGGTGCAGATAGAGGTGAGTGAGGGGGGCACCACCGATGCAACAGCCATTCACCTCACAAGGGAGGGTATACCTGCAGGTGTGGTCTCTGTACCCACAAGGTACATCCACACAACGGTGAGCATGGCAAGCATGAAGGACATCGAGATGACCGTTGACCTTCTTGTTAAGGCAATTGAAAGACTTTAAACCCCCCACACCTATTTTTCAGTATGATTTAACGTCCATTCCCGTCAAAATAGAATATGTAAGGGCTGTCACACCAGTTTTCATAGACTTCCACCACATATTTACGGTCCATGCCCATATCGCTGGTCATGATCTCATTCAGAAACTGGCCGACTGTTTCCTCTGAAATTTTCACCCGGCAAGGAAATTCGCACTGTTTTTTCATTTCAAAGACCTTTATTATGACCTTTTTCTTCAATATGCAAACCTCCTTTTGAATAACTTTGGTTAGTTATGTAATAATTTAATATATAAATTTATCTAATTATTACTAATGTTTTTTTGAGATATTAAAAAGCCGCTAAAAAACTTTAAAAAACCTTAATAAGTCAAAGGATGCGCCAATCCCGTTTTTTGACTTCAGTGATGTCAATCTTCAGGGTTCTCTATGACCTCAAGGCCATTATCTGATATGATGTACGGTACAAATTCAATTGGTGTCCTTGTGCTCCTCATCTTTATAATATCCATAACCCTCTCCCTTCTACCTGTGTAGGGGTTCTCCCTCTTTATCAGTTTTATGGCCCCGTATACAGCGTAGAGAGCTATCTCATTGAACTCCATGGAGGTGGCACTGTCAAGGATTATCAATGCAGTTATACCCCTCTTCTTTAGTTCGTAGATAAGGAGGTCAAACTGGTCCCGGAACTCATGTGTTGTTAGTTTCTCTGTATGGCTACCTATACTGTCTATCACAAGCACCTCAGTGTCCTCCGGGATCTCAGCCAGTATCTTCTGAAGGTTTCCCTTGACGGATTCAATGCCTATGTGTATCTCCGCCTCTGTGAGCCTTGCCCTTATGGCAGAGAGTCCTATGATCTTCAGGGTGCCTGATTCCATCAGTTCATCTATATCCCACCCAAGTGAGGCGCACTGGATCCTCAGGTCAGTCTCGTCCTCCTCTGTTGTAACATAGACTGTCTTAAGGCCTTTCCTGGCACTCTCAATGGCAAAGTGGAGTGCCATGATGGTTTTACCAGCCCCGGCGTCACCTGTTACAAGAATACTCCTCCCCTGAGGGTATCCCCCTATTATATCGTCCAGTCCCTTAACCCCCGTACTTAACCTGGATATAGCATCCATTTATTTACCCCCCTTAATCCATTCAGATACATTTATGAATTCAAATCTGAGGTTCCCCTCTCTATACCATATGAAATTCAAATGTGAGGTTCTCGTCCCTGCTCCTCAGCGTTGAGGTCTGTATGACGCTTCCCTTGATACCGGTCCAGGTGAAGCTCCTCATCAGCATGGCCCTGAATATTAGTGA
Above is a genomic segment from Methanothermobacter sp. containing:
- a CDS encoding ATPase domain-containing protein, yielding MDAISRLSTGVKGLDDIIGGYPQGRSILVTGDAGAGKTIMALHFAIESARKGLKTVYVTTEEDETDLRIQCASLGWDIDELMESGTLKIIGLSAIRARLTEAEIHIGIESVKGNLQKILAEIPEDTEVLVIDSIGSHTEKLTTHEFRDQFDLLIYELKKRGITALIILDSATSMEFNEIALYAVYGAIKLIKRENPYTGRRERVMDIIKMRSTRTPIEFVPYIISDNGLEVIENPED
- a CDS encoding M42 family metallopeptidase; the protein is MKELMKRLSLASGVSGFEGEVRDIIASELEGHVDKIEEDRLGNIIATRSRSGPSVMLAAHMDEIGLMVRHIDKKGFIRFSKIGGISDQMILNQAVWIHGENGPVMGVIGSKPPHRMKAAERKKVTTHDNMFIDIGAESREDAEELVSVGDPITFHAPYSELPNSRFTGKALDNRIGCLVMVEVLKRVDADATVYGVGTVQEEVGLKGARTSAFKLNPDMALALDVTIAGDHPGMKEEEAPAKLDGGPAVILTDASGRGIITHPGVKDWLLETAGEEDIPVQIEVSEGGTTDATAIHLTREGIPAGVVSVPTRYIHTTVSMASMKDIEMTVDLLVKAIERL